The Cottoperca gobio chromosome 22, fCotGob3.1, whole genome shotgun sequence genome contains a region encoding:
- the cdkn3 gene encoding cyclin-dependent kinase inhibitor 3 isoform X1, which yields MRTSEFDSSSEEDAGDEQLTPFHISWVPLSVVECSQFLGICALPGCKYKDIRRSLDRDVEELQIQGVQEVFVFCTRGELNKYRVPSLLEVYRQRGFTVHHTPFLDGDAPELEQCCQILQELQLSLQNNRRTVIHCYGGLGRSGLIAACLLLQLSLTLTANKAIEILREHRGGGAIQTVKQYNFLHEFRERFSAFQQSREGSRERSVSRFDEELLLRCS from the exons ATGAGGACGAGTGAGTTTGACTCTTCATCTGAGGAGGACGCCGGAGACGAGCAGCTCACACCCTTCCACATCTCCTG GGTTCCTCTGTCCGTAGTGGAGTGCTCGCAGTTTCTTGGGATATGTGCACTACCAG GCTGCAAATACAAAGATATCCGCCGGAGTCTGGACAGAGATGTTG AGGAGCTCCAGATCCAGGGGGTgcaggaagtgtttgttttctgcacCAGAGGAGAGCTGAACAAGTACAGGGTTCCCTCCCTGCTGGAGGTGTACCGGCAGCGGGGCTTCACGGTCCACCACACGCCCTTCTTGGACGGAGACGCGCCCGAGCTGGAGCAGTGCTGCCAGatcctgcaggagctgcagctcaGCCTCCAGAACAACCGCAGGACTGTGATCCA CTGTTACGGAGGCCTGGGACGCTCTGGATTAA TCGCcgcctgtctgctgctgcagctctcttTGACTCTGACGGCCAACAAAGCCATCGAGATCCTGAGGGAGCACCGAGGAGGCGGCGCCATCCAGACTGTGAAG CAATACAACTTCCTCCACGAGTTTCGGGAAAGGTTCTCAGCGTTCCAGCAGAGCCGAGAGGGTTCCAGAGAGCGCTCCGTGTCTCG GTTTGATGAGGAACTCCTGCTGCGGTGTTCTTAG
- the cdkn3 gene encoding cyclin-dependent kinase inhibitor 3 isoform X2, with protein sequence MRTSEFDSSSEEDAGDEQLTPFHISWVPLSVVECSQFLGICALPGCKYKDIRRSLDRDVEELQIQGVQEVFVFCTRGELNKYRVPSLLEVYRQRGFTVHHTPFLDGDAPELEQCCQILQELQLSLQNNRRTVIHCYGGLGRSGLIAACLLLQLSLTLTANKAIEILREHRGGGAIQTVKQYNFLHEFRERFSAFQQSREGSRERSVSR encoded by the exons ATGAGGACGAGTGAGTTTGACTCTTCATCTGAGGAGGACGCCGGAGACGAGCAGCTCACACCCTTCCACATCTCCTG GGTTCCTCTGTCCGTAGTGGAGTGCTCGCAGTTTCTTGGGATATGTGCACTACCAG GCTGCAAATACAAAGATATCCGCCGGAGTCTGGACAGAGATGTTG AGGAGCTCCAGATCCAGGGGGTgcaggaagtgtttgttttctgcacCAGAGGAGAGCTGAACAAGTACAGGGTTCCCTCCCTGCTGGAGGTGTACCGGCAGCGGGGCTTCACGGTCCACCACACGCCCTTCTTGGACGGAGACGCGCCCGAGCTGGAGCAGTGCTGCCAGatcctgcaggagctgcagctcaGCCTCCAGAACAACCGCAGGACTGTGATCCA CTGTTACGGAGGCCTGGGACGCTCTGGATTAA TCGCcgcctgtctgctgctgcagctctcttTGACTCTGACGGCCAACAAAGCCATCGAGATCCTGAGGGAGCACCGAGGAGGCGGCGCCATCCAGACTGTGAAG CAATACAACTTCCTCCACGAGTTTCGGGAAAGGTTCTCAGCGTTCCAGCAGAGCCGAGAGGGTTCCAGAGAGCGCTCCGTGTCTCGGTGA
- the LOC115027613 gene encoding uncharacterized protein LOC115027613 — protein sequence MRLECWSCSPVRRTGGGRDWTLLTQPARDCGHACCSLLTPDAAAWGENSDSGQGTYSQLTGKGTNGLEAAHTHPSLEDGETDPDDTSAFDYSSVTSGSPDGTLRGEQLDSGEEEDSQEPVLLKPSYSQQREAPRERTVCLRWQIPRLTPHPPLRSPAGPTPCLVRSYGKKLVSVRKGSPPLHPKSAFRPIWDDPSKQQADAAPEKDNRGFIPIQTPARKNFHNFNPSRQNLRLGPAPQRGNPAAAHSGGELWEDSEDSEGPCSTV from the exons ATGCGCCTGGAGTGCTGGTCCTGCAGCCCGGTGAGGAGGACGGGCGGGGGGAGAGACTGGACCCTCCTCACTCAGCCGGCCCGGGACTGTGGACACGCCTGCTGTTCCCTCCTCACCCCCGACGCCGCAGCCTGGGGGGAGAACAGCGACTCGGGTCAGGGCACCTACAGCCAGCTCACCGGGAAGGGCACCAACGGGCTGGAGGCCGCACACACCCACCCCAGCTTGGAGGACGGAGAGACGGACCCGGACGACACCTCGGCCTTCGACTACTCCTCCGTAACCTCCGGCAGCCCTGACGGCACCCTGCGGGGGGAGCAGCTGGAcagcggggaggaggaggacagccAAGAGCCGGTGCTGCTGAAGCCGTCGTACAGCCAGCAGAGGGAGGCCCCCAGAGAGAGGACTGTGTGTCTGAGGTGGCAGATCCCCAGACTAACCCCTCACCCCCCGCTGAGGAGCCCCGCGGGCCCGACGCCCTGCCTCGTCCGCTCCTACGGGAAGAAGCTGGTCAGTGTCCGGAAGGGCTCGCCCCCCCTGCACCCGAAGAGTGCCTTCAGGCCCATCTGGGACGACCCATCCAAACAG CAGGCGGATGCCGCTCCGGAGAAAGACAACAGAGGCTTCATCCCGATTCAAACTCCAGCGAGGAAAAACTTTCACAACTTCAACCCGAGCAGACAAAACCTGAG ACTGGGCCCGGCGCCGCAGAGAGGAAACCCTGCAGCGGCCCACAGCGGGGGGGAACTGTGGGAGGACAGCGAGGACAGCGAGGGGCCTTGCAGCACCGTGTGA